GAATCTGAACCAGACTCTGAACTAGAGGAGGATAAACTTGATGATTGGGTTGACTCTGATGTGGAGGCTGAGGTGATAACAGATGATGTGCCTGACTTATTGTTTGAGGAATGTTTGGATGGTTCTAGTAAGATGGATAAGGCCTACAAGAATGGAAAGATATGGACTCATCAACCATATGGGTCCATCAAATTAGAACCTTGGTTGATCTTTCCAGACAAGTCCACTTTCCTAGatgttttgaggagttttttcATACAAGATGGGTTTGGACTTAGTGTTGAGAGGGCTGACAGTAAGAGGTACACTGCAGTGTGTGCAATAGAAACTTGTGACTGGAGGATACATGCAAGTAAGATGTTTGACAGTGTCAGTTGGGCTATTAAGGGGATCAGTGGGTGCCACAAAACTTGTGGGAGATTGGAGGAGAACCCTGTGGTGACCTCTGAGTGGCTATGTAAGAAAATGATGAGTCTAATTGAGGCCAACACTGAAATTCCTGTTGAGACATTGAGAAAGTATGCACAGGAGACATTTCAATTGAGGGTTAAAAAGAGATTGTTGTACAAAGTAAGGAGTATGGCAGTAGAGAAGATACATGGTGGTTGGGCTGAGGCTTATGAGTTGCTTCCTAGGTATGCTGAGATGATTAAACAGACAAACCCAGGAAGTTATACACTGATTTCATGGGGTGCTACAAGTGGGGATGTGAACCCCAAGTTCAGAGCTTGTTTCTTCTCCTTTGCTGCTCAAGTCAAGGGGTTTTTGAGGGGGTGCAGGCCTATAATTGGAATAGATGGGGCTCATCTAAGTGGGTTTTACAAGGGAATCCTACTCACAGCTGTTGGCATTGATGGGAACAATGAAATATTTGTTCTGGCTTATGGGATAGTGGACACTGAGAGCTGTGATAGTTGGACATATTTCATGAGATGCTTGAGGCAGATGTTTGAGCAAGAGGGTTGCAACAAAGATGATTGGACCTTCATCAGTGACAGGATGAAGGTATATGTTTATTTTGCTCcttttttgtttcaattttaTAATATTGCAACAGATATGATTGGCCTAAAATGAACATATCCTGTGTAGGGAGTTGACTTGGCAGTGAGAGATACTTTTCCTAGAGCTACTAGGAGAGTTTGCTGCCAACACTTGTACATGAATTGCAAAAACAATGGATTTAGTGGATCTGCTTTCTTCAAACTGTTTTGGATAGCTGCAAATGCACACAATGAGTATGTGTATGGTAAAGCATTAGAGAAGATCACTGCTCATGATCCAAATGCTGTTGCATACTTGGACACATGCCAGGAGCAGTGGTCCAGGCATATGTTTGACCCTGCTGtttgttgtgatcacaacacaacaaactttgtggagtcattcaatgcatgcacaaaaccatacagagacaTGCCTGTATTCTCATTGTTGGAAGGTATAGCTCACCACTTCATGTTCTGTTCCTTTATTTTGTGATGTTTGTGATGTTCTGTGTATAATGTTgtatgttgttgtgttgttgtacAGCAATCAGAAAGTGGTGTATGGAGAGGGTTGGGGCAAGATTTGACATGGCAATTGATATGGAGGATGGTCAGTTGACTGAGTATGCCAAGAAAGAGGTGGATGAAAGAACAGGAGAGTCTAGGTTCTGCTATGCTACAGCCTGTGGTGGGGGGGGAATTTGAGGTCAGAGACGCACATGTGAACTTCCCCATCAGGTTATCAACTAGAAGCTGTGGGTGTGGGAAGTGGCAAATTTCTGGAATCCCCTGCAAGCATGCACTCAGGGTGATTTATGACCAAAGGCTGAACCCCATTGATTTTGTCTCCCCATTCTTCAAGTCTGCTGCATACAAGCTTACATATGCAGACCACATTCACCCCATGTCAGACCCAACACAGTGGCCTAACTTTTCTCTCCCTACCATTCAGCCTCCAGTCATCAAAAGACAAGCTGGCAGACCtgctaagaagagaaagagaggaccAAATGAACCCAGGAAGGGGAAGAGGAACAGCAATGTGAAATGTGGAAAGTGCAGGGAGTTTGGTCATAACTCAAGGACATGTAAGAATGGAGGACCAAGCACTGGACCAAGCACGTCAGCAGCAGCAGGAGCAAGTACATCACAAGGGGGTCCAAGGGGGAGGAAAAGAGCAAACACAGCAACTTAACCATGCACAAAGTTAAAAGTTAGTCAGTTTTTGGTGAATTGTAGGTGCACAAAGTTAAAATAGCTTAGGCAATTTACAGTTAGTATCACTTTTTGGAAAGAACACAATTGCTTAGACAAGATGTTTTTGTGCAGTTTCAGTGGCATTTGTCCACTTAGAAATCAGTTTTTGTAAAGCTCATATGCTTAAACAAGTGATGTTATTGCTTGAAATTTGTTACAACTCTACTTCATTGCTATCCAAATTAGAAATGCAAACATTATTACACCAATTTTTATTGCAAACTTGAATTGTTGTTTCTGTTGTTTCAGTTTCTTCTTCAATAGCTTCAACTCTTCATGCATTCCCCTGCTTCCTTCTTGCATTCCCCTATTTTCttcttgcattcccctgttTTCATCAGCTCTGTTTCCCTTGCTTTGAGCTTCATCAAATGTCTGCTCAACAAAACCTTTGCACCACTTGAAATTAtcacaaggatcacacttgtagtaaagCTTTTGCGGATTTTTAGCCGTTTCCGAGCTCCTAATTGCAAATCTTCTCCCACAATTGCAGTTTTTATTTGGAACTCTTAGGTATGACAAACTTGGGATGGAAGAGGATCCGgtttttgaattagaactcatAGCTATTTAGGAAATAGAGGGCTAAACATGGAGCAAGTCAAGTGAACAACAGCCTTACTTATAGGCAGCATGAACATAACGGCTATATTGAattaaaactagccgttggattCAAATTATgaagtttgggtatttggtgcaaagaactttacaaataggtgtatactaTGCAAAACCTTTATATTTAGGtgcattttatgaattttaaacatgacttaacggaggactaacgaaa
This genomic stretch from Spinacia oleracea cultivar Varoflay chromosome 3, BTI_SOV_V1, whole genome shotgun sequence harbors:
- the LOC130469826 gene encoding uncharacterized protein → MTAMWLLLHHGSHSFDVRVTDMEKYRLLRLFLDIFEESVRQDVFLPSTFALFIESPCGRVELVDDKTMKLMWGWNWGKDTAEIWVEGTDKPGVVFRNVVATIEHHRKESERKLKERQDELLRAQRKEEEEMRKKQEREDILRELQEQMEYTIAVKVPVVDCEDLSTEYVRIISKDGADEVFPGASQPQPTQESSPSKKPTSPKPKQKAKVKPTTPKAPKVPKAKKLTPKRRPTPTQKQATPKAKKPTPTTKKPTSTPQQPTPTPEQSIPPAQQPTPTTQQPIPPPQQPNPSPQTHPTHSPPPQNTQNDQPPHSPPPQNTQNDQPPHSTPTQNQSGAVKRKGGRTRPTGFRVNKVTAKKAGTWVSKGKGIGRKGTGRSKSARVFTDVEDIGSEEESEDSDWEESEPDSELEEDKLDDWVDSDVEAEVITDDVPDLLFEECLDGSSKMDKAYKNGKIWTHQPYGSIKLEPWLIFPDKSTFLDVLRSFFIQDGFGLSVERADSKRYTAVCAIETCDWRIHASKMFDSVSWAIKGISGCHKTCGRLEENPVVTSEWLCKKMMSLIEANTEIPVETLRKYAQETFQLRVKKRLLYKVRSMAVEKIHGGWAEAYELLPRYAEMIKQTNPGSYTLISWGATSGDVNPKFRACFFSFAAQVKGFLRGCRPIIGIDGAHLSGFYKGILLTAVGIDGNNEIFVLAYGIVDTESCDSWTYFMRCLRQMFEQEGCNKDDWTFISDRMKGVDLAVRDTFPRATRRVCCQHLYMNCKNNGFSGSAFFKLFWIAANAHNEYVYGKALEKITAHDPNAVAYLDTCQEQWSRHMFDPAVCCDHNTTNFVESFNACTKPYRDMPVFSLLEAIRKWCMERVGARFDMAIDMEDGQLTEYAKKEVDERTGESRFCYATACGGGGI